Proteins found in one Phocoena sinus isolate mPhoSin1 chromosome 19, mPhoSin1.pri, whole genome shotgun sequence genomic segment:
- the PLD3 gene encoding phospholipase D3, protein MKPKLMYQELKVPAEEPSNELPMNEIEAWKAAEKKARWVLLVLILAVVGFGALMTQLFLWEYGDLHLFGPNQRPAPCYDPCEAVLVESIPEGLDFPNASTVNPSTSQAWLGLLAGAHSSLDIASFYWTLTNNDTHTQEPSAQQGEEVLRQLQTLAPRGVKVRIAVSKPSGPQPQADLQALLQSGAQVRMVDMQKLTHGVLHTKFWVVDQTHFYLGSANMDWRSLTQVKELGVVMYNCSCLARDLTKIFEAYWYLGQAGSSIPSTWPRPYDTRYNQETPMEICLNGTPALAYLASAPPPLCPSGRTPDLKALLNAVDNARSFIYIAIMNYLPTMEFSHPHRFWPAIDDGLRRAAYERGVKVRLLVSCWGHSEPSMRAFLLSLAALRDNHTHFDIQVKLFVVPADEAQARVPYTRVNHNKYMVTERATYIGTSNWSGSYFTETAGTSLLVTQNGRGGLRSQLEAVFLRDWDSPYSHDLDTSADSVGNACRLL, encoded by the exons ATGAAGCCTAAACTGATGTACCAGGAG CTGAAGGTGCCTGCTGAGGAGCCCTCCAACGAACTACCCATGAACGAGATAGAGGCATGGAAAGCTGCAGAAAAG aAGGCCCGTTGGGTCCTGCTGGTCCTCATCCTGGCAGTCGTGGGCTTTGGTGCCCTGATGACTCAGCTGTTTCTATGGGAATACGGCGACTTGCATCTCTTTGGGCCCAACCAGCGCCCAGCCCCCTGCTATGACCCTTGCGA agcAGTGCTGGTGGAGAGCATTCCCGAGGGCCTGGACTTCCCCAATGCCTCCACGGTCAACCCCTCCACCAGCCAGGCCTGGCTGGGCCTGCTCGCCGGTGCCCACAGCAGCCTGGACATTGCCTCCTTCTACTGGACCCTCACCAACAACGACACCCACACTCAGGAGCCCTCTGCTCAGCAG ggcgAGGAGGTCCTCCGGCAGCTACAGACCCTGGCACCCCGAGGTGTGAAGGTCCGCATTGCCGTGAGCAAGCCAAgtgggccccagccccaggcagatCTGCAGGCCCTGCTGCAAAGCG GTGCCCAGGTCCGCATGGTGGACATGCAGAAGCTGACCCATGGCGTCCTGCACACCAAGTTCTGGGTGGTAGACCAGACCCACTTCTACCTCGGCAGTGCCAACATGGACTGGCGTTCCCTGACCCAG GTCAAGGAGCTGGGCGTGGTCATGTACAACTGCAGTTGCCTAGCTCGAGACCTGACCAAGATCTTCGAGGCCTACTGGTACCTGGGCCAGGCGGGCAGCTCCATCCCGTCAACCTGGCCCCGGCCTTATGACACCCGCTACAATCAAGAGACACCCATGGAAATCTGCCTCAACGGAACCCCTGCTCTGGCCTACCTGGCA AGTGCACCCCCACCACTGTGTCCAAGTGGCCGCACCCCAGACTTGAAAGCCCTGCTCAACGCGGTGGACAATGCCCGGAGTTTCATCTACATCGCGATCATGAACTACCTGCCCACCATGGAGTTCTCCCACCCGCACAG GTTCTGGCCTGCCATTGACGACGGGCTGCGGCGGGCTGCCTATGAGCGGGGCGTCAAGGTGCGCCTGCTGGTCAGCTGCTGGGGGCACTCTGAGCCATCCATGCGGGCCTTCCTGCTCTCCCTGGCTGCCCTACGTGACAACCACACCCACTTTGACATCCAGGTG aAACTCTTTGTGGTCCCTGCGGACGAGGCCCAGGCCCGCGTCCCTTACACCCGCGTCAACCACAACAAGTACATGGTGACTGAACGTGCCACCTACATCG GAACCTCCAACTGGTCCGGCAGCTACTTCACCGAGACAGCGGGCACCTCGCTGCTGGTGACGCAGAACGGGCGGGGCGGCCTGCGGAGCCAGCTGGAGGCCGTTTTCCTGAGGGACTGGGACTCCCCTTACAGCCATGACCTTGACACCTCAGCCGACAGCGTGGGCAACGCCTGTCGCCTGCTCTGA